From the Cloeon dipterum chromosome 4, ieCloDipt1.1, whole genome shotgun sequence genome, the window CACCCTAACAAtcctaaaattcaaactttttttgCTTCCACCTCACAGCGTAATGGATCTCAGTGTTTATCACCCTGAAATTACTTCAGTAAATCATGGTACATGAAGACGAGTCAAGCAGTATTCTAGCTTTCGCAACTCTGGGaaacaaagatttattttttatttgtttatcagACCCTCTACTCAGCACATAGCTATAAGCTAACCTGGTGCCAGTAACACCACCAAACGGATAATATGGGGCCCGCGAGTGACTGCAGTGGGGCTTTTAGGCCTACTCTGGCCATCTTTCCGCCTCCCCACACCGAAGTTTTTGACTGAAACCCCAGATATTCGTCCCTTCAAGCCTCTGGAAAGGCACAAAAACCATGAAATGCCGAATCGGTGACGGGGTGCCTCTCAGCCCGGTGAACTATTTGAGAATTTCaagtatttatatttatacctaaacaccttttgccatttaatttagtttttacacttttttattaatatgccTTTCTCCGAAAGAAAACAGGGTTTCCACCAAATCTTAGCTTCTAAACATCAGATTTTCAATAACTGGACATTGTTTGACTCGTAATGATCTCCCCAAGATAGCTGAGGGTATGATAAACGCTACATTAGGTTTCGTAGTGaggtgcaaattaaaaaaaaagttgtaaaaCGTTATGTTAAAAATGTCTGTTAACTCTCGCACCAACATTTATGGTAAATAGAACGAATCCATACATTTCTATTAtccttgtaattttaatttaattttttatctgaattttcattttactcttaattaattaatcaaattaaaaaacaaagtaGACATCCAAATTGCTGTGAAAACAATCTTGAATGAGTGTAAAGTCGAAAGCGAGGGAATTTAAAAAGGCTCTGTCACGGTAGCGTGTGACGAAATTCATTTCGGTAAGTTTTAACAACGAGGCTTCCGGTTTTTACGCGCTTAGCTATTATGAAACTGCATCTCAGGATATGCACGTGCATTTAATCTCGTGAGAAGAACAAGAGAGTGAAAGACAATTTTCCACGGCAATATAAAAATCTAATCGCGATTGCTGAGATTCCCGCGCGGCGCTCTCGCTcggtttttataaaaataaataaccggCGCAATTATCATAATTACATATATGTGCGATTTTCTCAGCGAGCGGCAATGGACAAAGAAGAAATCGAGTGCAGTCAACCTTGCACTTGATCACCATACGTGTGCATAATCCCACTCATTTTTTGGTGAATTCAAAGGCGCCGAGTCACGCTTGCAGAGGAAGCTGCATGGAAGGAGCATCTCGCGAGAAAGAAAGTTCATCCCTGGTATATAAACAGCGGTGTGCAGCCGAGCCGAACACTTTTCTCGCGGCTACAACAACACTCGCTCCTAAACTCTTGCTTTTCATCGCTTTTCGGCAATAACACTCGCTCGTCGCGTGTCCCTATAATTGACGACTGCGCCGGCGAAAGCGAAAGCAGCTtggtgaaaatgaaaagacaGGTaggaacatttttattgcattaatttttgctgattatGATTTTATAAGTTAACTGCGTGGTTccaattgatttataatttttctttttgaaaagatagtaagaaatcaatttattgaaCGAAGAGTTGGGTAATGAGCACGAATTCTGAGATTTTTAGCGACAAATTTacaatcttttaaaaaatttaaactgctaAAATCCGACTAAATAAGATAGCACAGTTATTTCCctgaaaaacatattttttggcagattCTGAAATTCTATCgtaatttacaaattgaaatttaccgCCATTTCCGGTTTTCTAGTTATGGACGTTCATTCTCGAATTTTGTTGACTTTCTGCGCTTGAGAGAGCTActagattaaaaaagtttattgttctaattttaaattcaagggttgttatttataatatttagaacCAATTTTAGGTTGGTTGCATTCTAAGAGTTAAATGATTAAAGagttaatgattaaaaaaactagagtcaaaataaaaaagaatccTCATTAgcttaattcaaataaaacattaaatttaaatatcattacattaaatttcgtgcctcttttttcatcaattatgttgatatttgcatttatatCTGGATATGGCAATTTATGGGGAAAACAGCCCTGcggaaccataataaagataattttgtaaCGAAATAAAGTAGTTAGTCCAATTTTGCatgtttctaattaaaattactttctttttaaatcatattaaacaattaatttgatgctATTGTTTTtactggatttaaaaatatttcttaggTGCTCTTTTGGACACTTTTGGTGCTGTTGGCGGCACCGTCTCTTTCACGTCCGTTTGAGGAGGATGAGTACGTGGACGAGGACGAGCCGATGGACCCACCATCACCCTACCACCGTCCGCAGATGACAGCAAGCATTGCGAAAAAATCATCACCAGAACCGGCAGTGCTGTCCTACCCCACAGCGCTGGATGGAGCACAGGACGTTAAGCCGACCCAACCGTCGCTGATTCATCAGCCAAAGTTCAAGCTGGCCAGGCCGGTGTACGTAACGCCATCGACCGACACAGTCACCGAAAAACCCTCTTTCACCCCGGAGGAGATTCCACTGACCAAGACCGTGAGGaccacaaataaattttcagtggttGTTCCGAAGAAGGAGCAACAGCCTGCTCCTGCCGTCAGGCCGATTGTGAAAAAGCCTGTCGCACGCCCTGCTATCAAGGACAAGAAGATCAGGCCGTCGCAGTCGGTGGTGAGCGCCAAGTATGCACACCACCCGTCACACACGCACGCCACCTTCCCGCACTTCTTGCCGACGGTGCAGCCTACGTACCAGATGATCCCCGCCGCGCAGCAGGAGTACAACATCGCCACCATAGGCGCCGTCAGCGGGGGCTCCGTCGACGAAGACCACAACGATGACCACCATCCCTTCTCCGCGGGATACGGACATCAGGTAAATAGCtaatcattttttctaaattaaacttATACTTTTGGAGAAAAACATGTTCTATTATCCCTGTTTAATGAATagcatattataaattaataaataaagttcTAATGCCATAAATTacaggtaaaaatatttaaataatacatatttttaaattaaggttGGAcgttttaagtaaaaatattcttattattatcaagaattaatattaaatagaattctcagccagccgtgcaccagccggcaaattttgggtcacttGCGCAtccgccagccgccgtgaatctggcCAAGGTGCGCCAGCCGCACCAAACGCACCAGCCGCTGGTGAAAAGAAAtgcaggaataaaaaatatgcaggaataaaaaaaatgcaggagaaaaaaatttctccCGATCCTTCAGGCCGTCAGGAACTCCTGCCACCGGTGTGAAAATGGCCAACCACCATCACCGGGCAAAAAATTTGACTAACAATAAGTCGGTCCTGCCTGCCACCGCCTTAAATCTGGCTGATACAtctaatataatatatatatattacttagtatgttttaaattaaatttggatacTCCctgttaaataattgattttctactttttattTGCCTGCAAAAGATGCTGATGTATTTGTTATTTCAGAGTAATTGACTAATTGGTATTATTCactatattttttgtctccGAGTTgttttctcgaaaattaaatgtttttttcgcttgatttcgatttctctcaTCGCGATTTATCCAACAGCGAGCGAATTATGAGCTTAGTTTCTCTTGTGATGAAATCAACAAGATATTCATAAGGGAGACAAGCTCACTGATTGATTAGCTTGCTAATATTGCAGCCGATcttcccaaaaatttaaaccacaaTTTAGGATGATTTTAGGACTTCCACATTTTCAGggaatattataattaaaggTAAATTCTTTACACAGCAGAGAATTTATAACAACTACAATGATAagttataaaatgtaaagtcGTTGTAAATTTTCCTAACTCTCAGCTCGTAAAAAAGTCTTCTTCTCCAAGTCGTAACAATTATTACCCTCGCTAAGAGCCGCGCAATTCAAGTCAGCAGAAATAATGAATGTActcataaatataatttcgcTTCTTGCCGAGCAGCTTgggcttttctttcttttaatagCTCATTACAAACGGCAGTTATGCATGCTCCAGTTGCTCCCCCGGCGAGGAGAACAAAAGTTTTGCATGATGAGCGGAAAGTCAATTTTTCCTGTGCGACGCCGGCAATTTCGACTTTTATCTCTTTAATTATTAGTAATTGCGAGAGCTTTTTGATCTTCGTGACTGTAAGCATGAGGCAttgttgaattgaattaatgcTCGTGGTTTTGAACAAAGCTCTTCCTTTTCGCTTTTCATCATGAATGCAATTACATGCAAATCTTTTTGATCCACTGTCTTCCGTCGAGTGATTGGCTAGCGTAAAAATTCagagaaacaataattttcaaagtttaacTCTACCTTCCAACCCCAAATTGCTACATTTCAACTCACTGGAAAAAACTtgtaaaaagctgaaa encodes:
- the LOC135944020 gene encoding uncharacterized protein LOC135944020, encoding MKRQVLFWTLLVLLAAPSLSRPFEEDEYVDEDEPMDPPSPYHRPQMTASIAKKSSPEPAVLSYPTALDGAQDVKPTQPSLIHQPKFKLARPVYVTPSTDTVTEKPSFTPEEIPLTKTVRTTNKFSVVVPKKEQQPAPAVRPIVKKPVARPAIKDKKIRPSQSVVSAKYAHHPSHTHATFPHFLPTVQPTYQMIPAAQQEYNIATIGAVSGGSVDEDHNDDHHPFSAGYGHQEEHGDSDAKYEFMYRVQGDNKYYGKEQDDSHGEPSDFGHSEAREGGRTWGRYYVKLPDGRVQTVRYWADHTGYHAEVLFQGEAQHPAADEPQYANHANHASPSVAEVQPESVFNSQPAYVPTHAYYAADASEPVAVKTHRV